The genomic region tacccacaaaacccatgtgggcaagagctacctaagtatggttctcaatcagagacaacgacagacagtggtccctgattgagaaccatacctggccaaaaacaaagaaatacaaaaacatagaaaaatgaacatagaatgcccaccctagtcacacccttacctaaccaaaatagagaataaaaagcctctctatggccagtgCGTGAcaggcgcctctggactgagaggCGCCTCTTGACTGAGGGGCtgcggctctggcgcctctggactgacgTGCGGCTCTGGCGCCTCCGGACTGACcagcggctctggcagctcaggactgacgggcggctctggcagctccggactgacgggcgTCTCTgccagctccggacagacgggcggctctggcagctccggacaggaggtctgctctggcagctccggacaggagggcgtctctggcggctccggagtgaagggcgactctggcggctccggagtgaagggcgactctggcggctccggaatGAAGGgtgactctggcggctccggagtgaagggcgactctggcggctccagAGAGAAGGGTGACTCTGACAGCTCCGGACAGGAgtgcggctctggcagctccggacaggatggcagctctggcagctccggacaggagggcagctctggcagctccagacaggagggcggctctggcagctccggacaggagggcggctctggcagatccggactggagggagacttggttctgggagcaggcataGGACTCACCTgactggggagacatacaggcagctccggagtgaagggcgactttggcagctccggacaggagggcggctctggcggctccggagtgaagggcgactctggctgctccagagtgaagggcaattctggcagctctggacaggagtgcggctctggcagctccggacaggatggcggctctggcagctccggacaggagggcggctctggcagctctggacaggagagcggctctggcagctccggacaggagggcggctctggcagctccggacaggagggcggctctggcagatccggacaggagggcggctctggcagctccagacaggagggcggctctggcagctccggactggagggcggctctggcagatccggacaggagggcggctctggcagatccggacaggagggcggctctggcagatccggacaggagggcggctctggcagctccgggcaggagggcggctctggcagatccggactggagggagacttggttctgggagcaggcataggactcaccaggctggggagacatacaggcggCCTCTTCCTTGGCCGAGGCACTGGATACACAGGGgcgtggaggcgcactggcggTCTCAACCGCATAGCTGCCCCCCGCCCCCGTTCCGGCTGGATGCCAGGCACCGAGCACACCGGCCTTTGAATACCCGGCCGAGACACAGTGCGCATCACCCTATAGCACGGGGCCTGACCTGTCACCTGCTCGCCCCAgtaagcacggggagtgggcttaggtctccaacctgactccgccacactccccgtgtgcccccctcAAAAAATATTTTAgggctgcctctcaggcttccttgccagccgtgttgcCTCGTACCGCTGGTTCCCTTCTCCTGCTGCCTCCGCTCTACTggctgttcccatgggaggcgatcccttccagccaTGATCTCCTCCTATGTGTAGGATCCCTTCTCATCCAGAATATCCTCCCATGTCGATTCCTCCTttataccacgctgcttggtccgttggtggtgggtagttATGTAACgtctgttggtggaagaaggtgaggaccaaaacGTGCGtggtacatcaaatcaaatcaaatcaaatttatttatatagcccttcgtacatcagctgatatctcaaagtgctgtacagaaacccagcctaaaaccccaaacagcaagcaatgcaggtgtagaagcacggtggctaggaaaaactccctagaaaagccaaaacctaggaagaaacctagagaggaaccaggctatgtggggtggccagtcctcttctggctgtgccgggtagagattataacagaacatggccaagatgttcaaatgttcataaatgaccagcatggtcgaataataataaggcagaacagttgaaactggagcagcagcacggccaggtggactggggacagcaaggagtcatcatgtcaagtagtcctggggcatggtcctagggccgcggttcagttgaaactggagcagcagcacggccaggtggactggggacagcaaggagtcatcatgtcaggtagtcctggggcatggtcctagggctcaggtcctccgagagagagaaggagagaattagagaacgcacacttagattcacacaggacaccgaattggacaggagaagtactccagataacatgttcatgttatttatttaactgaacactaaatacaacaagtaacaaaagaacaaccgaaacagctccgtcaggtgcaaaacacactaaacagaaaataactacccacaaaacctatgtgggcaagagctacctacagtggggagaacaagtatttgatacactgccgattttgcaggttttcctacttacaaagcatgtagaggtctgtaatttttatcataggtacacttcaactgtgaaagacagaatctaaaacaaaaatccagaaaatcacattgtatgattaatttgcattttattgcattacaTAAGTATATGATACATCAGAAAATCAGAacataatatttggtacagaaacctttgtttgcaattacagaaatgttacaggaattaaattcctttaTGCTTTATTTTAACCAATTCTATAAAACACTCTGTCCActcctaagaatttgtaagacccttatttgcataaaaaacgacagagaccagtctcaaaatcaatcaTTAGCGTTTATTCTCGAAAGTACTGAATACGATACAGTTTATCACAGtatataaactgaaaatgacatcaTTAGTTTTTGAACTGTCCCGTCTCTTCTccaccctggtacaaaggcagtatctcaagccttcccacatcttCTCTCACCAATTTAATAAAATGTATGACCGAGCCAAGGTCtccctgtgtagataagcattctcgccagtctgacgataagttcatttctaccaaggaacagacagtcattgttctaaatcttgattatatttacaaacattatattcagtacgaggattaaaagaaaataaatacatctatacagtaacataatagtattctgattattcagtcctgattgaaatgtatacataattagtcattattgataaaaaatcCCTTAACATATCCACCCtatgattaaatattatacaTCCAATCACACATCTAGTTATATTAAAATATTAAAAAGCATACATCTATTTTTATTAGAAATATTTCTAACATAAACCAATACTTGCATTCACACTGACTGTTTTTAGGCCAACGTCAGAATCATAACTCTTCTCATCAGAATTTTCGTTACAATCTTCATCGAAACAAGATACCACCTAACATCTCTAAATATCAAAATGCTCTAATCAAAAACAAGTTCCTCGCATATGAAGAACCTGGATTCATTCATCTATTTAGGTTTGAGGCATGTGTTCATCATTCCACTGGTCAGATCTTGGAATCAGTCCGTATCGCACCATCTGTTTTCTCATTgatttctccagagtcctggaaatgACACCTCATACACGGAGTATTAGGCAATAGCCACAAAACTAAAACAGTCACACAAAACTAAAACAGTCACACAAAACTAaaacagtcacacaggtgaagGTAGTCCATAACACAGTGATCATAACCTTTTTCCATTTTCCAAACATACTATCAAACCAATTAGTCAAAGAAGTATCCCACCCCAGAGTTTTCTGCCAACTCGTGAGCCAGGGTGGTCAAACCAGCTGAGGCTTTGGTCACTGATTCGTCCGGAGCTGTGGCATTGAAGAACAAACTATCTCCACCCACTCTCACCCTTTCCAGCCAACAAACATATCCAAGATGAATTCTATTCTGCCAAGTCATTCATTACATCTCTGGTATAATTGACGAAGCGCTGTGGATTGATCCAGTTCACATTCTTATTTGAGTGTACCACTAGAAAATACTTAACTCTAATCCTGCTACAATCTGATTTCATGCTTTGAACTCGTCTGGTATCCCCCGTAGAACCCCAATGTTATCAATATATACTCTCTTGTCAAAAGACCCAGATGGAGTACTTCTTTTCTGCCGTTTGACCAACTTCATGTCTTGGTGTTGAATGAGTGTGAAAGGCATTCCCAACTGTACAAGGGAGCATAATCCTGTCCAATCTGTCGGTAAAACTTCCTTCATATATTTCGTCTTCACTATCTTTACTGGCCCTTGGCTCTGGACTAATCTGCTGTCAGTGTCTGTTGTGTCAAGTGCTCTGTATTCCTGCTGACGATAGAGTTACTACCTGGCCTAACCTCCTCTACCCGGAACTGTACTAGGGTACCATAACCCTAGATCCTCTTTCATTACTTTTTTAAGGGTAAGGCGTATCTTTATGCAATACATCACTCTCTCCGGATTACAGTCAAAAACTCTCACCTTCACTATACTCTACCTCCTTCCCTACTGGGTGAATGGATtcatatagccctctctctccaaatgagctatgacctgtgtcTACGACCAACATGGGGACCTGTACCTAAATATACCATAATGGCTCAGAGTCCTAGACTGCCATGTAGTTAGAGACCCCATTTGGTCTACATAAAACTCCATTGAGACATCCTTCCCAACATCTACTCTAACTTCCTGTCTACCCAGATCTAGGGATCTCTTATGCTTGtttggaacaaaatcctcatTGTCTAAACCATGGGTCAAATTACCACAGCTCAGACCAAACAGCACTCTGATGAAGCCCCACCCTTTTCCCGGAAAACATATCACCAGCAAGAGGCcaagacatcacttcacttctaTGAACGCTCACAGCTGGGGAAAAGTTGGGTATTAGGGAATCTTCAGTAGGAGTTTGATCCCCGTACCCCATTGGTTGCGGTTCCTCTCCTACTTTTGTGATTGTTTGACAGTGTCTTACCCTCTTACAATGTGTGATACGCACCCCGGGAGCTCTTTTGGCTATCCTCACCGCAAAGGCAGTCACCAGGAGTACTTGGTATGGCCCCTCCCAACGGGGCTGCTTCCCGTCTATTCTCCTCGGGGACTGGGTTGAGTGAATCACCTTATCCTGTAGTTCACCTGTAGTGCATAAATCTTGGGCATACAGGTTTGGTTAACAAAGAGTTTCTCATATGTTCTATCTGATTATATATTTAACTTCTATGCCTACTTGTTAGCTAAAAAAATGTTATTAGTTTATTATCCCATAGGCCACTAAGTGTCCTATCCTAGACCACAACTTACCCATCCCCCTTTTGATACCTGGCTCTGCAACCTGCAACCTAACAACCTTATCTACTCTAAATAATGACGTAGGTAAGAATAGTAAATTATCCTTATGTTCTGACATTATCATGTATATCCAATTCTCCCTTTGGCGTCCATTCATATTTATCCTGTACCAATTCTCTGTCAAGTGTCTTATCTACTTTTAAAAGGTATCTGTGTTCatttcctctctgctctgtaACAACTATGTGTTGCTTCCAAATTTTAACCAAATGTCTCACTGTTTGGCTTTATCTAAAACTCATGGATTGTTTTAGAAAAACAATTTCTAAGTCAATTTCTAAGTCCTTATATGGGTTAATTAAGGTTCTCGATCCTATCCCTAATCCTGTCCTATATCCCTGTCAAACTTTAATACTATTTAAATACAAATATTCTAATGGTTAATTAACCTCTCTGTGCACCGAACCCATTAGCGGGATTAAATTTGACAACATAGTTGattgctacataaatagtcatattaaacattcatgaaaatacatgtGTCTCACATggttcgaaagcctagaatcttgctaatccaaccgCGTTGTCAAATTTTAAAAATGATTTATTGCGAAAGAATACGCTGCGATTATCTGAGCACAGACCCCCATATCAAACTACTTATTCAGCCAGCACTTGCGTAACGAAATCACAGATTGCATtgaaataaattgtttacctttgaagatcttgctCTAGTTGCAATCCCaaggctcattgttacacaatgaatggtcttttgtttggttaaatccatttttatagcgtAACACAAAACATgattttcacatttccacaaacttcaaagtatttcctttgaaatggtatcaagaacatgcatatccttgcctcaggTCCtgtgctacaggcagttagatttgggtatatcATTTTAGAAGGAATGGAAAAAAAAGAgtccgatccttaagaggttttaaccaaCATCCACACCCACCTCTGTGTCATACCAGGCTGAAGATTAGTCTTATGGAATTCCCCCCAACCATAAAACAGTTACATATGACTTTCTATTTTTAATCCAGGTTTTGGATCACAACCTTTTAGTTTTAGTCGAGCAAATGATATGTTATTGTTGAAGTAGGAATTACTGTCAATGTCATCAAATAATTGTTACTAAAGTCCCATATCACTTATGGAACATCTCACATGTATGTCACTTAAACCTTTAGAAGTAAAGTTATTGTTCTCTCTATTTAACTCTCCACAGTGTAAGGTGTAATGTATAACTGTTGCAACCATTGcattgagggggtgggggagtATGGAGTTTTCTTTACTCAGAGGTGAAGATCGTCTTCTGAGAATTGTGTGTGAACACTCAGAGCCAAATGACATTATTTTACAAATTTAGTGATGGTAGTGCAGGATGTACAAGATAACTGGGTTATGTTCTTCATTATGATTCAATGAACTTTCTTAAAGTCATTTCTATAAAttcactgttattattattattatgtctcAAGTGTTACATGTACTTTTGTGATTCCCTTCAGGTAGTACAGTGGAAATGTTGTGAGACCTAATGTTGCAAAAATACAAAGTTTCCTAAATTGCATCCTGTACCAGTCCTAAACTAAAAGTCCTAAACTAAATGTCAAACACTACCTAGTACATCTACTGTACTTAGACCCAGATGTATCTTTTAGTATTACTTGTTGTGTTGGTATGAATATTGTGACACCTGTAGCCTCTGAAACATTAGAAATTGTCCTCTCCACGCTGGTCCCCAACACAAGCATATACAAGTGCATGACTTAAAATGTGTTTCTTTTCTTCTCAAAATGTAGTAATTGTGTAGAAAAAAATAAGTTGAGAAACAAACATTCGAAGCCAGAGCTAGAGGtagttgtcacgacttccgccgaggacggtccctctccttgttcggcatCATCGGTCTTCTAggcatcgccgatccacctttcattttccatttgttttgtcttgtttccccACACACCTGATTTGCATTCCCTCATTACTTGTCTTGTATATAACCCTCTTTTTCCACCCATGTCTGTGTGTAGAATTGTTATGTGTAAATGGCTGTGTACTCCAGGCTGGTTTGAGCCGGGTTATTGTAAACCATGTGTGTTTAGTTTTCTGAGTGCCGTGTTTTGTTCGCTTCAATAAAGGGCTTTGTTGGCTACGCATTTCTGCTCTCCTGCAGACAGTTATGCACTCCTTTACAGTAGTTTTGCAACAAAAATGCAACATTGAGCTAAAAGTGTTTCCAAACTGAGCCAGGGCCACATTCATATGTTGATAGATAAGttacagcagtgtttcccaactctcTCCTTGCGGCACACACAGACATTTCGCATTTTTGTTTTAACCTGAAAATGGGGCACTTGATGCAATTAGTGAACTAATCATCAAGCGCTTTCAACTAGCTGAATCACATATGCCAGTTTAAGACTAACTAGAGTCTATTTCTGCAGGCCCACGGAAATCTAATTAGAAGAATGAAAAgtccccatcaaaatccgtcagtttaagctggagatatgtttttttattggatgcatctcaatccaccaaaTCTGCCGATGTCACACTTCCACATTtgcagtgaaaggtgacagagttagagtagtgtttgtcagaccatgagatatCCCTTCTCACAAAATTGTCTATGGCGTCCAAAAGGTTTGgcaagatgagactctcacaacAGGATGATGTTCTCCTTTTGCTCTATGACCACAAGTTCAGGAGACTCATCTGAAGACTCACCTGCCatcttctgtctgtagtgtccaaacagtttgggctacacactaatatgacccctctgtgcAAAGGTTAGACTCTCACCAACATGTACATGTACAGGCCTCACAAGACGTGTCTGAAGGTCCtccggtaccagttgaaaaaatgaatggaagtatacaCAAGTATTTGGatacctgcttgtcaaacatctcattccaaaatcatgggcattaacaaagatttggtcccccctttgctgctataacagcctataACAACACTGTTCTGGAAATACtttcaactagatgttggaacattgctgcagggacttgcttccattcagccacaagagcattagtgaggtcgcgcactgatgttgggcgattaggactGGCTTCTAGTCGGAGTTCCAATTCATCAAAAAGGTGTTCGCTGgaattgaggtcaaggctctgtgcaggcccaAGTTCCCCAAGATATTCCACACCAATCACAACAAACCATGTCTGTGTGGACCTTGTTTTGTGTACGGGGACATTGTTATGCTGAACCAGGATTTTCCCCAAATTGTTACAATAAAGTTGGATGcttagaatcgtctagaatgtcattgtatgctctaGCGTTGATTTCCctccactggaactaaggggccaagcccaaaccatgaaaaacagccccagaccattattcctcctccaccaaatgttacagttggcactgtgcattggggcacgtagtgttctcctggcatctgccaaacccagatttgtcctttGGACTGCCAAattgtgaagcgtgattcataattccagagaacgcgtttccactgctacaGAGTCCAAAGGCAGCGAGCTATACACCACTGcagtcgacgcttggcattgcgcatggtgataacagcacttatagtttaCCTGGGtaactctagcagggcagaaatttgacgaactgatttGTAGGAAAGGTGGCATACTATGGCGGTGCcacgttaaaagtcactgagctcttgtttgggccattctactgccaatgtttgtctatggagattgcatggcagtgtgttATTTAGACTTTCTGCTGAGCACTTGACATGGTGATGCCCTCCATCAATGAGGAGAGGCTTAAAGTTGGTGTTTGTTTGAATGGAGGTTTTTGTTTTAGCGCAGTAAACACTCTGCTTTAGGTGTTTCagttaaatgtatatatttttttgaggTCCAGACATGTGTTGGCATCAATTTTGATTATTATTAAGTGTCCATGTTGTATTTATTATATGAACACAAAATAAAAACACCAAGAACGAAATgaaacagtcctgaacggtgaaaataatcacccacgaaacacaggtgaaaaaaggctacctaagtatgattctcaatcagagacaactaacgacacctgcctctgattgagaaccataccaggccaaactcaaaacacaacatagacaacccaccctactcacgccctgaccatacgaAAACAAAGAcgtaataaaagaactaaggtcagaacgtgacatataaTCTTAAACAATAAACATATATTAATTACATTTTATTATCAATGCAATTTAAATTCATTACTTTTATTTTGATTGTATAATATATGTTTATTATCTGTTGGTTAGATACATGACATTTATGAATTTATTACTTCAATGCAATTTCATTTTCCAATCACAAAAGGTATATCGGGGAACAGTAAAGTGCACTGAACTCAGTGTGGTGATAAATGTAGCTCTATAAACAATAACTGCTCTTTAGTAAAGGTTACCAGTACAGGTTTCAAGGTTATAAAACATCAGTTTTTTTATCATCACTTTTTTAAACGAATATAATGAATTCAATTTTATTATCAATGCAATTTAAAATGTAGAAAAAGGAATGGAAGTGCAACGAAGGGACACAATAGTATTTTTTttagacagaaggtgctctttggtaaaaggggtgaattggtcatcaaaaagaaaggaggaccaaggcctcCTCATATAAttcattaaaatgcctttattagtatggcatgttcaatagaaacaaagtttTACAAATCCGAGGCGTTTGGGCAGcaggccttcgtcagggagtacaaagATATAATACAATGTCTtcttttgaacagcttttccaatcagccctaattggaagagggagtggttacacaattgattggacacacctagtaagcaatactatacacattaaaaaGTGAAATACTGTAGCTATGTTATTATAAAAATACAACTCCAAGCTAGAAGTATCAGAACACTTAGAAAGGTAGTTCCTaccttaaatatgactgggagaagtgtcaagaataagaaagcaatatataatatatattccaTAGTACACAGCAATGTTTTGCTGTTTTCTAGTGTACTATGGAATATATTGCTTTCTTATTCTTAACACTtctcccagtcatatttaaggttAGAACACAGGGTTGAAGTGTGCATTACAAAATCTAACAGTtataaacgttttgttttgttttcaaaagGGAGTGGTTTAACTTAATTTATTGTTATTAATTTAATCCCCCAAAACAGTACAGATTTAATTAAATAATAATTCAGTTTATTTACTTAACTTAATCAAACTTCATTCATTGACTTTTCCGCCCATAATAAAAAAAACTTTCCGGGACTGCAGTTTTTCCCACATTCTAATGTTGTCTTTTGTCACAGAATTTACAATATGTTGATTTATAGATATGCCTGTAAACACTTACTCATGAAGAGTgccatgccctgaccttagatcctttttattttggtttggtcagggcgtgagttggggtgggcattctaagtttgtgtttctatgattttctatttctatgttttggccgggtatggttcttaatcagggacagctgtctatcattgtctctgattgggaaccatacttaggtaccctttttccccacctgtgtttgtgggaagttgactttgtttgaTGGCACAAAGCCTTAAGCTTCACGGCATGTTTTGGTTAttgttttgtcggcgtcatttcTTAAATAACGTAAGATGTACGCTCaccactctgcaccttggtccagttccTTCAACAGCTGTGACAAGGAGTCTGTAGTATTACTTTACTCACACATTTGGATAACAATATACTTTAAATGAAGTTTAAATCATTTTGTCTGGTCTAAGCAGGTTATTTAGGAATGTAATGATTATTCCATAGGTATGAACACTGATGTATGGAACCATGTTGTGTAAATCTGGTGCTCCCAGATTTGTTATTTATTACAATCAGTTCATACGAAGAgtactttttgttttgtttttttattttcacATTTTAGTAAAGAATGTAGCGTCTTTTATGAAGAGTGAACGGCAATCTGAGCCCTTTTTTACATGGCGATAAATTATTGCAATAAAACTTTTGAATTTTCTTTATTTTGGTATCTGAGTTATCCTTGTCTATTTGTCTTCAGTTTTTACATGTTTTACTACAGCAAGTCCTATAATCAAGATGAATTTAGACACTatacacatgcaaatacacacacacatgcaaatacacacacacatgcaaatacacaccAAATACATAAAATATAAACTCAGCTCAATATTCTATTGGGTTTCTCAGGTTACAATGGCCGATCAAACCACAAGGTCATCTGAGGTCCTTGAGGTCTCATTAAGAACATACTCCTGTGCATTGAACATAATATTGTTTGGCACTGTGTcacacactgatctgtttcacctgtccttgtctccacccccctccaggtgtcgcccatcttcacCGTTTAACTCCTGTGTATTtacacctgtgttttctgtctgtctgtgccagttcgtcttgtttgtcaagtcaaccagcggttttgtCTCAGcgcctgcttttccccagtctctcttttctctctctcctggttttgacccttgtctgtcctgactctgagcccgcctgcccgaccactctgcctgcccactctgcctgaccttgatcctgcctgccgtcctgtactttTGCCCAACCTCTGGATTTTTGACCCTTTGTACACTCCTGGAAGCACTTCTCCTTCATACGTCATAGGTTACCTCAAACATCTATACAGTATTTTatttagctacagtagttatTTATTTTCCTATCAAGACATATATACAACCATGAATACAGCAACATGAACACTTACATCTAAATAACCTATTTGTTTGATAATAAATGTACAATAATATAGGTAGTAATGTATAGGACCAGATATCCAATATCCCTGGACATGAAGTCTAATTCCTCGTATTTGATTGTTTATGCTGAACAGCACTGGTTCAACCGTTCATGGATGTAGTTCCTTATATTTTAATGTAATTTTGTTTATCTCATTGTGAAGCTGAAGGCAATATCCACATTTAGAGAACAATACCAGTTTCTCCAGTATTTTTCTGAgaacatttaatttaatttgaatgtCCCTCTTCTACTTAAAATGTTAAATTCAAACTCAGGCCAGACTCCTCTCTGATTTCAGAGAGCAGTGTGACCACAGAAGGCTGTTTCTCTTGTTCCATGTGTATGAAAAGACTCCATCTTTGACGGCAAACACTAAGGACTGTGCCTGTCTTCTGGACTCGGTGCTCCATGTACTTCAGACACAGGTGGAGTAGAGCTGGGGTGAGGGGGCATTGATGCTTGAGTTTTTTTTGTGACCCCAGGAACCTTCAACCATTGGGAGTAACTTCCACAAGAGGCCCAAGTCCTCAGGAAGCACCTGCTTTAGGATTGTGAAGTCTCTAGGGGGAGACAGAATTATGCCAACAGACTTCAGTGCTTTTTTCAATAATTCCAACTAATCAATGGTTTCCTGGCCAGGAAAACTTTGCATGGCAAGCTCTGTGGTGGTGTCTTGCTCCTTCCTCTGAACGAGGGTGAAAGGTATATCTGTAGACGGTTGGCAAGTATTGTGGCAAATATTTTGTCCTTTCGTTTAAGTGACA from Oncorhynchus masou masou isolate Uvic2021 chromosome 29, UVic_Omas_1.1, whole genome shotgun sequence harbors:
- the LOC135519775 gene encoding uncharacterized protein LOC135519775, producing MAGRDRLPWEQPVERRQQEKGTSGTRQHGWQGSLRGSPKIFFEGGTRGVWRSQAGVLGAWHPAGTGAGGSYAVETASAPPRPCVSSASAKEEAACMSPQPELPSCPELPELPSCPELPEPHSCPELSESPFSLEPPESPFTPEPPESPFIPEPPESPFTPEPPESPFTPEPPETPSCPELPEQTSCPELPEPPVCPELAETPVSPELPEPPVSPELPEPLVSPEAPEPHVSPEAPEPQPLSQEAPLSPEAPVTHWP